A genomic region of Caldicoprobacter guelmensis contains the following coding sequences:
- a CDS encoding DNA internalization-related competence protein ComEC/Rec2 yields MTVWVKRPAIWLTSAYIVGIVVGTRLGKEFALVVIVVAVLVAAIAWVRKRKNDTGLIPLLVLFGLLGILAVLAKQNILNPLRDFTGKIVEIRGQIVESPRYDEQRNIYVVETFSVVADGDRRDVKTKVQVNVYPEGQQKERPSYSYGDIVEIRGRLEEPPGQRNPKGFDYRTYLQRRGIYNIMSVKSYNIKKTGVGNTPYVQSFIYGLKNRTEVVFDRYVGGDEGALVKTMLLGQKWLLPSEIQQDFQVTGLSHVLAISGLHVGFIAAALSSIAGLLCLTKRQAFIFQVCLLCLYCAMVGAAPSVVRAVVMAVLLLGAKAVGREPDMFNNLFLAAFLILLFRPLDLFDVGFQLSFGAVVGIILFAERFKKWLRFLPGWMGAGVAVTLSAQIGVWPIIAYYFNNFSIVALIANLFLVPLSGIIILIGFALMVGALLVPGIGVFVGPVLKFLCFLLVKGNEIFTAIPWAFIRVVSPSLLFMMCYYLAVWFLSPEKPGWMKQPLLWCGAMAIMLLLVGMLTPLVDNDLEVVFLDVGQGDCIYIRTPDEKHILIDGGGKSEDYTGTFDVGEDIVVPFLLKNGVGDLDLVVMSHAHDDHIGGLIAVLENISVKAFMEYPPGEKSDNYIRLKELVREKGIKNVYAYSGLSYKVGKDVRLDVVYPDAEGKQPEALFERGDNNRSLVVLLRYRDAAVLFTGDIEADVEKYLTMKWNMPIDILKVAHHGSNTSSTHEWLEVLKPKLAVIQVGKNAFGHPHPDVIQRLEDRGIRVLRNDFHGAVIASYKGTKWRVRWMANEW; encoded by the coding sequence TTGACGGTTTGGGTGAAACGGCCAGCGATATGGCTGACATCGGCCTATATCGTTGGGATTGTGGTGGGAACAAGGCTTGGCAAAGAATTTGCGTTGGTTGTAATTGTGGTAGCCGTCCTGGTAGCCGCTATTGCCTGGGTGAGGAAACGTAAAAACGATACTGGCCTTATACCCCTATTGGTCTTGTTTGGCCTGTTGGGTATTCTAGCTGTACTCGCAAAGCAGAATATCTTAAATCCATTAAGGGATTTCACGGGTAAGATTGTGGAGATACGAGGACAGATTGTGGAGAGCCCGAGATATGATGAGCAGCGGAATATATATGTGGTTGAGACGTTTTCGGTTGTAGCGGATGGGGATAGGAGAGATGTAAAGACCAAGGTTCAGGTTAATGTTTATCCCGAAGGCCAACAAAAGGAGAGGCCAAGCTACAGCTATGGGGATATTGTAGAGATAAGGGGTAGGCTAGAAGAGCCACCAGGGCAACGCAACCCCAAGGGGTTTGACTACAGGACGTACCTGCAAAGGCGCGGGATATATAACATTATGTCGGTAAAGTCGTATAATATAAAAAAGACGGGTGTGGGTAACACCCCATATGTGCAATCGTTTATTTATGGTTTAAAGAACCGAACTGAGGTTGTGTTTGACAGATATGTGGGTGGGGATGAGGGTGCTCTGGTAAAGACCATGCTGTTGGGTCAGAAGTGGTTGCTGCCTTCAGAGATACAGCAGGACTTTCAGGTTACAGGACTTTCTCATGTGCTTGCCATATCTGGGCTGCATGTGGGTTTTATTGCGGCTGCCCTGTCGTCTATTGCTGGGCTGCTTTGCCTTACAAAAAGGCAGGCATTTATCTTTCAGGTATGCCTTTTGTGCCTTTACTGTGCCATGGTGGGTGCTGCTCCATCGGTGGTACGGGCTGTTGTTATGGCCGTTTTACTTCTAGGGGCTAAGGCGGTGGGACGAGAACCAGATATGTTCAACAACCTCTTTTTAGCCGCCTTCTTGATATTGTTGTTTAGGCCTTTGGACTTGTTTGATGTGGGGTTTCAGCTTTCGTTTGGGGCGGTTGTGGGTATCATCTTGTTTGCTGAGCGGTTTAAAAAGTGGTTGAGGTTTTTGCCCGGCTGGATGGGGGCTGGTGTAGCGGTTACCCTGTCGGCCCAGATAGGGGTATGGCCCATCATAGCGTATTATTTCAACAATTTTTCGATAGTTGCCTTGATTGCTAACTTGTTTTTGGTGCCGCTGTCAGGGATTATAATTCTAATTGGTTTTGCGTTGATGGTGGGAGCTTTGCTGGTTCCGGGTATAGGGGTTTTCGTTGGGCCGGTGCTAAAATTTTTGTGCTTTTTGTTGGTGAAGGGGAATGAGATTTTTACGGCCATCCCGTGGGCTTTTATCCGCGTTGTATCGCCTTCGTTGCTTTTTATGATGTGCTATTACCTGGCCGTCTGGTTTTTATCGCCGGAGAAGCCGGGATGGATGAAGCAGCCTCTACTCTGGTGCGGGGCGATGGCCATAATGTTGTTGTTAGTCGGTATGCTGACCCCTTTGGTGGATAATGACCTAGAGGTGGTGTTTTTAGATGTAGGCCAGGGCGACTGCATATACATACGGACTCCTGATGAAAAGCACATTTTGATAGATGGAGGAGGAAAAAGTGAAGATTATACAGGTACCTTTGACGTAGGTGAGGACATCGTGGTTCCGTTTTTGCTGAAGAATGGCGTGGGGGACCTTGACTTGGTGGTCATGTCCCATGCCCATGATGACCACATAGGTGGGTTGATTGCGGTGCTAGAAAACATATCTGTGAAGGCTTTTATGGAGTATCCGCCTGGGGAGAAAAGCGATAACTACATACGCCTTAAGGAGTTGGTGCGGGAGAAAGGTATTAAAAATGTGTATGCTTATTCTGGCTTATCGTATAAGGTTGGTAAGGATGTTAGGCTCGATGTGGTGTATCCTGATGCAGAGGGGAAGCAGCCTGAAGCATTATTTGAGAGGGGCGATAACAATCGTTCGTTGGTAGTCTTGCTTCGCTATCGCGATGCCGCTGTGCTGTTTACAGGGGATATAGAAGCCGATGTGGAAAAATACTTGACAATGAAGTGGAATATGCCGATAGATATATTGAAGGTAGCTCACCATGGTAGCAACACCTCCTCTACTCACGAATGGTTGGAGGTTTTAAAGCCTAAGTTGGCAGTTATACAGGTGGGGAAAAACGCTTTTGGGCATCCACATCCAGACGTGATACAGAGGTTGGAGGATAGAGGAATAAGGGTGCTGCGAAATGACTTTCACGGGGCGGTCATAGCTAGTTATAAGGGGACAAAATGGCGGGTACGGTGGATGGCAAATGAATGGTAA
- a CDS encoding secondary thiamine-phosphate synthase enzyme YjbQ, with protein sequence MKSYRKELWFEVNKRRDFINITPILEECVRESGIKEGLLLCNAMHITASVFINDDEPGLHQDFEEWLEKLAPEKPYSQYRHNVFEDNADAHLKRTIMGREVVVAITDGKLDLGPWEQVFYGEFDGKRRKRVLVKIIGE encoded by the coding sequence GTGAAAAGTTATAGGAAAGAGCTTTGGTTTGAGGTAAACAAGCGGCGCGATTTCATAAATATTACCCCTATCTTGGAAGAGTGCGTGAGGGAGAGCGGGATAAAGGAAGGTTTGTTGTTGTGCAATGCCATGCACATCACCGCTAGCGTGTTCATAAACGATGATGAACCAGGGCTTCATCAGGACTTTGAGGAATGGCTGGAAAAATTGGCCCCCGAGAAACCATATTCACAGTATAGGCATAACGTGTTTGAAGATAATGCTGATGCGCATTTGAAGCGCACCATAATGGGTAGGGAGGTGGTGGTGGCGATTACCGATGGGAAACTCGACCTGGGGCCTTGGGAACAGGTCTTTTACGGCGAGTTTGATGGGAAACGGCGCAAACGTGTGCTTGTAAAGATCATAGGAGAATAA